From a region of the Ovis aries strain OAR_USU_Benz2616 breed Rambouillet chromosome 2, ARS-UI_Ramb_v3.0, whole genome shotgun sequence genome:
- the ERMN gene encoding ermin translates to MTDVPVTFSQVECNGDTPPENGQQKITKIIEEASDVDGTPPYCRVEPRLDVPTERNQEKSEKLQEDILLSSSMDEKILKEKPEEKLYVVHKAITDLSLQETSVDEMALRQGHQWEKIPLSSSNQEISRQKESISEQPLEEREDEELENTALQATEIEWLGFQKPSQVDASHSKQDEEQEVWDEEINNDDDDDCKDDEDEVQVIEFKKKNEEDTQLKEEGDASEDSPLSSPSSQPVTPDEQPTFGKKGDFSRNAYSRYNTISYRKIRKGNTKQRIDEFESMIN, encoded by the exons ATGACAGACGTACCAGTGACATTCAGTCAGGTGGAGTGTAATGGGGATACACCCCCTGAAAACGGTCAACAAAAGATTACTAAAATCATAGAAGAAGCCAGTGACGTGGATGGTACCCCACCATACTGCAGGGTAGAACCTAGACTTGATGTACCCacagaaagaaatcaagagaaaagtgaaaaattacAAGAGGACATACTGCTCAGCTCATCCATGGATGAGAAGATTCTAAAAG AAAAACCAGAAGAGAAGCTCTATGTTGTTCATAAGGCTATCACAGATCTTTCTctccaagaaacaagtgttgaTGAAATGGCATTGAGACAAG GGCATCAGTGGGAGAAGATTCCTTTGAGCAGCAGCAACCAAGAAATAAGCAGACAAAAGGAAAGTATTTCTGAACAACCTctagaggagagagaagatgagGAGCTGGAGAACACAGCTCTTCAGGcaactgaaattgaatggttaGGATTTCAGAAACCTAGCCAGGTTGATGCCTCACATTCTAAGCAGGATGAAGAGCAAGAGGTTTGGGATGAAGAAATTAAtaacgatgatgatgatgattgcAAAGATGATGAAGATGAAGTTCAAGTgatagaatttaagaaaaaaaatgaagaggataCTCAATTAAAAGAGGAGGGTGATGCAAGTGAGGACTCCCCACTGAGTAGCCCCAGTTCCCAACCTGTCACACCTGATGAGCAGCCGACCTTCGGGAAGAAGGGTGATTTCTCCAGAAATGCTTATTCAAGATACAATACGATATCCTATAGGAAAATCAGAAAGGGGAACACCAAGCAAAGAATCGATGAATTCGAGTCTATGATAAACTAA